The following proteins are encoded in a genomic region of Sorangiineae bacterium MSr12523:
- a CDS encoding threonylcarbamoyl-AMP synthase — translation MKLVTIHPEHPDPADIAAAVRILRAGGLVAFPTETVYGLGARGLDPEAVGRIFRAKGRPRSHPLILHVLGDDEARELAAGWNERADALARAFWPGPLTLVVDRAEHVPAEVAGGGTSIALRAPIHPVARALIAQLGEPIAAPSANRYQTISPTAASHVLKSLGDGVDMVLDGGACTGGIESTVVDVRGPRPLVLRPGGVDLPTLRTVVRDVEMHVPDVAKDAARPSPGMDARHYAPRGRILLADGPAHLARLAHEHRESPLAVVAHSEEARPLARHVLPDDPKGYERELFTTLHACDDANAQVIIIESPPHDERWLAIHDRLRRAAST, via the coding sequence GTGAAGCTCGTGACCATCCACCCGGAGCACCCGGATCCTGCGGACATCGCCGCCGCCGTGCGGATTCTCCGCGCCGGGGGCTTGGTCGCGTTCCCCACGGAGACGGTGTATGGCCTGGGCGCGCGCGGGCTGGATCCCGAGGCCGTCGGCCGCATCTTTCGGGCGAAGGGACGCCCGCGGAGCCATCCGCTCATTCTGCACGTGCTCGGGGACGACGAAGCACGCGAGCTCGCCGCCGGCTGGAACGAACGCGCCGACGCGTTGGCGCGTGCCTTTTGGCCCGGGCCGCTGACCTTGGTCGTCGACCGCGCGGAGCATGTCCCTGCAGAGGTCGCAGGCGGCGGCACGAGCATCGCGCTGCGCGCACCGATTCATCCCGTCGCACGCGCGCTCATCGCCCAATTGGGCGAGCCCATCGCCGCGCCCAGCGCAAACCGCTACCAGACGATCTCGCCGACCGCCGCTTCGCACGTGCTGAAGTCCCTCGGCGACGGGGTGGACATGGTCCTCGACGGCGGCGCCTGCACCGGCGGCATCGAGTCCACCGTGGTCGACGTTCGCGGCCCACGCCCGCTCGTGTTGCGCCCCGGCGGGGTCGATCTCCCGACCTTGCGCACCGTCGTCCGCGACGTCGAGATGCACGTCCCCGACGTCGCGAAAGATGCCGCACGCCCTTCGCCCGGGATGGACGCACGCCACTACGCCCCGCGCGGCCGCATCCTGCTCGCCGACGGCCCCGCGCACCTGGCCCGTCTCGCCCACGAGCACCGCGAAAGCCCGCTCGCCGTGGTCGCCCACTCCGAAGAAGCGCGCCCGCTCGCCCGTCACGTTCTGCCCGACGATCCCAAAGGCTACGAGCGCGAACTCTTCACGACGCTCCACGCCTGCGACGACGCGAACGCTCAAGTCATCATCATCGAGAGCCCGCCCCACGACGAGCGCTGGCTCGCCATCCACGACCGCCTCCGCCGCGCCGCCTCGACTTAG
- a CDS encoding RidA family protein, with amino-acid sequence MSEGHKVVSPTHFPRPRGYANGIVAEGKLLFISGQIGWDSDAHIVSSDFAVQFLQALDNVIAVVREAGGGTEHIVKLLAFVTDLDAYRAARAAIGDGWRARMGNYYPAMSLVKVSGLLEPGALVEIEGVASLPK; translated from the coding sequence ATGAGCGAAGGACACAAGGTTGTCAGCCCCACGCATTTTCCCCGTCCGCGCGGGTATGCGAACGGCATCGTCGCCGAAGGAAAACTGCTGTTCATCTCGGGCCAAATCGGTTGGGATTCGGACGCGCACATCGTCAGCTCCGACTTTGCCGTGCAGTTTCTGCAAGCGCTCGACAACGTCATCGCGGTCGTGCGCGAGGCGGGCGGCGGTACGGAGCACATCGTGAAGCTTCTCGCCTTCGTGACCGATCTGGACGCATACCGAGCTGCGCGTGCCGCGATCGGCGATGGCTGGCGTGCGCGCATGGGCAACTACTACCCGGCGATGAGCCTGGTGAAGGTCTCGGGCCTGCTCGAGCCGGGCGCACTGGTGGAGATCGAGGGCGTCGCCTCGCTTCCGAAGTGA
- a CDS encoding MarR family transcriptional regulator — protein sequence MSTSVPKLSAGARDVSLWVRLLDCHNRMLVEMRRRLDGQITLPRFDLLASLENEDGQTLAALSRRLLVTAGNLTGLVDRAERDGVVVRRADPNDRRLSRVFLTRKGRELLAELMPLHAAHVGELLSALDPAERREMRRLLGKLRESLGTHTARAESRNGTKE from the coding sequence ATGAGCACCTCCGTTCCAAAGCTTTCGGCTGGCGCGCGGGACGTGAGCCTATGGGTGCGCCTGCTCGACTGCCACAATCGCATGTTGGTCGAGATGCGGCGGCGGCTCGACGGGCAGATCACCCTGCCGCGGTTCGACCTGCTGGCCAGTCTCGAGAATGAGGACGGGCAAACCCTTGCCGCGCTGAGCCGTCGCCTCTTGGTGACGGCCGGCAACCTCACCGGGCTGGTCGATCGGGCGGAGCGCGATGGCGTGGTCGTGCGCCGGGCGGACCCGAACGATCGCCGCCTGTCGCGCGTCTTTCTCACGCGCAAAGGGCGCGAGCTTCTCGCCGAGTTGATGCCGCTGCATGCGGCCCACGTGGGCGAGCTTCTCTCCGCGCTCGATCCGGCGGAGCGCCGCGAAATGCGGCGCCTGCTGGGCAAGCTTCGCGAATCGCTGGGGACCCATACCGCGCGAGCCGAATCGCGCAACGGCACCAAGGAATAG
- a CDS encoding enoyl-CoA hydratase family protein translates to MKAIAPETFRYALEDGVATLTLSRPDRFNALTFEVYRELADTFDEMNAHDEIRAVVITGEGRAFCSGGDVEDIIGELFSRDMQGLVAFTRATGRLIANIRKLRRPVVAAVNGVAVGAGAVIALASDIRICSEKARFGFIFPQVGLCGADMGAAYLLPRVVGLGHASELLFTGDIIGAEHALRIGLANRVVTPEECVPEAQKLAKRLASGPAFAHAMTKQMLESEHTMPLEAAIEAEAQVQAICMQHPDFRTAFDAWQKKTPPTFAGASQPWQAK, encoded by the coding sequence ATGAAGGCGATAGCCCCCGAGACATTCCGTTACGCCCTCGAAGACGGCGTGGCGACCCTGACCTTGTCGCGCCCGGATCGATTCAACGCGCTCACCTTCGAGGTGTACCGCGAGCTCGCCGACACCTTCGACGAGATGAACGCGCACGACGAAATCCGCGCCGTGGTGATCACGGGCGAAGGGCGCGCTTTCTGCTCCGGCGGCGACGTCGAGGACATCATCGGCGAGCTCTTTTCGCGCGACATGCAGGGCCTCGTCGCCTTCACGCGGGCCACCGGGCGGCTCATTGCCAACATTCGCAAGTTGCGCAGGCCGGTCGTCGCGGCGGTGAACGGCGTGGCCGTGGGCGCCGGCGCGGTGATCGCCCTGGCGAGCGACATCCGCATCTGCAGCGAGAAGGCCCGCTTCGGGTTCATCTTTCCGCAGGTGGGCCTTTGCGGCGCCGACATGGGGGCCGCGTACCTGCTCCCGCGCGTGGTGGGCCTCGGGCACGCCAGCGAGCTGCTCTTCACCGGCGACATCATCGGCGCCGAGCACGCACTGCGCATTGGCCTGGCGAACCGGGTCGTCACCCCCGAGGAGTGTGTCCCCGAGGCGCAGAAGCTTGCGAAAAGGCTCGCCTCCGGCCCGGCGTTCGCGCACGCGATGACCAAGCAAATGCTCGAAAGCGAGCACACCATGCCCCTCGAGGCGGCCATCGAGGCGGAGGCGCAAGTGCAGGCCATCTGCATGCAGCACCCGGATTTTCGCACCGCGTTCGACGCCTGGCAGAAGAAGACGCCGCCCACCTTCGCCGGTGCGAGCCAACCTTGGCAGGCGAAATAG
- a CDS encoding acyl-CoA dehydrogenase has protein sequence MKPSTFDLPMFFTPEHLRLGERCHADFVEGDAPALHVPKDVVPHLGKQGYLQHLAAPVSVRALCIVRESLAYRSPLADSIFAVQGLGSFPIVSSPAFPDRERFLAEVVSGERVAAFALTEPEAGSDVASMRTTARREGDAWRLDGEKVFISNVGIARHYVVFANADPAGSKKGISAFVVEADAPGLELSPVPMSVDHPLGRLRMQNCRVPAAALVGEVGHGMRLALGTLGVFRTSVGAAANGMAARALDEAIAHVRRRQQFGQRLADFQLTQAALAEMATELDAARLLVFRAAWLKDENPDSRDPTAVAMAKMFATEAAQRIIDRAVQLHGGLGVTLDSVVERLYREIRALRIYEGTTEIQKLIIGSALAGAAEK, from the coding sequence ATGAAGCCGTCCACCTTCGACCTGCCCATGTTCTTCACGCCGGAGCATCTTCGGCTGGGAGAACGCTGCCATGCGGATTTCGTCGAAGGGGACGCGCCCGCGCTTCACGTTCCCAAGGACGTCGTTCCGCACCTCGGCAAGCAAGGCTACCTGCAGCACCTGGCCGCGCCGGTGAGCGTGCGTGCGCTCTGCATCGTGCGCGAGTCGCTCGCGTACCGCTCGCCGTTGGCCGACTCCATTTTCGCGGTGCAGGGGCTCGGCTCGTTTCCCATCGTGTCCTCGCCCGCGTTTCCCGATCGGGAGCGCTTCCTCGCGGAGGTCGTCTCCGGCGAGCGCGTGGCCGCGTTTGCGTTGACCGAGCCCGAGGCGGGAAGCGACGTTGCCTCGATGCGCACCACCGCGCGGCGCGAAGGCGATGCCTGGCGGCTCGACGGCGAAAAGGTGTTCATCTCCAACGTGGGCATCGCGCGGCACTACGTGGTGTTCGCCAATGCCGACCCGGCGGGCTCCAAAAAAGGGATCAGCGCCTTCGTCGTGGAGGCCGATGCCCCGGGGCTCGAGCTTTCGCCCGTGCCCATGAGCGTGGACCACCCGTTGGGGCGCCTTCGCATGCAGAACTGTCGCGTGCCCGCGGCGGCGCTCGTGGGTGAGGTGGGCCATGGCATGCGCCTCGCGCTGGGAACCTTGGGCGTGTTTCGCACGTCGGTCGGGGCGGCTGCCAACGGCATGGCGGCGCGCGCGCTCGACGAGGCCATCGCGCACGTGCGCAGGCGGCAGCAATTCGGCCAGCGCCTCGCCGATTTCCAACTGACGCAGGCCGCGCTCGCCGAAATGGCGACGGAGCTCGATGCGGCCCGCCTGCTCGTCTTTCGCGCGGCGTGGCTCAAAGACGAAAACCCCGATTCGCGCGATCCCACGGCGGTGGCCATGGCCAAGATGTTCGCCACCGAGGCCGCGCAGCGCATCATCGATCGCGCGGTGCAGCTCCACGGTGGCCTGGGGGTCACCTTGGATTCCGTCGTGGAGCGCCTTTACCGCGAAATTCGCGCCCTGCGCATTTACGAAGGCACGACGGAAATTCAAAAGCTCATCATCGGCTCGGCGCTCGCGGGAGCGGCGGAGAAGTAG
- a CDS encoding NADH:flavin oxidoreductase: protein MLLPNRLVLPAMVTRLSGEDGVVNADIKTRYARFAKGEVGLIVVEAMAVHTAKSGPLLRIGSDEFTPGLTELARLCHDAGPSKIVPQIIHFLKISRSGWRQTVDMLSLQEIDDIVEAYGMAAVRARKCGFDGVELHMAHAYTLSSFLSRVNPRKDQYGGTLENRLRLPVRVLERVRSLVGNDFPVGVRFLGEECIRNGYTVLDAGPIAVRLAGAGADYLSLSAGGKFEDARPIPGEPLYPYTGYSGDRCMPGNQYPDGANLYIAEAVRAAVRSAGFSTPVVAVGKIPTRELAEKVVAHEKGDLVGMARALLADPDLPRKWREGREDTVVRCVYGNVCKALDENFRKVTCTLWPKALGRAPESHDVIAPVWPQTGPELRAECKDGRVLLRWKSATDNEAIYGYQVMRAEGDGLLLHHASVRGSSTRYEDARVLGGQVYRYAIRPYDLAGNHGPMSPTVRATLS, encoded by the coding sequence ATGCTACTGCCCAATCGCCTGGTGCTTCCGGCGATGGTGACGCGCCTCTCGGGCGAGGACGGCGTCGTCAACGCGGACATCAAAACGCGCTACGCGCGCTTCGCCAAAGGTGAGGTGGGCCTCATCGTGGTGGAGGCCATGGCGGTGCACACGGCCAAGAGCGGTCCGCTGCTTCGCATTGGCTCGGACGAGTTCACCCCCGGCCTCACCGAGCTCGCTCGATTGTGCCACGACGCAGGACCGAGCAAGATCGTCCCCCAGATCATCCATTTCCTGAAGATCTCGCGCTCGGGCTGGCGTCAAACGGTGGACATGCTCTCCCTCCAGGAGATCGACGACATCGTGGAGGCCTACGGCATGGCGGCCGTGCGCGCGCGCAAGTGCGGCTTCGATGGGGTCGAGCTGCACATGGCGCACGCGTACACCCTGTCGTCGTTCCTTTCGCGCGTGAACCCGCGCAAGGACCAGTACGGCGGCACCTTGGAGAATCGCCTGCGGCTGCCCGTCCGCGTGCTCGAGCGCGTGCGCAGCCTGGTGGGCAACGACTTTCCCGTGGGCGTGCGCTTTCTCGGCGAGGAGTGCATCCGGAACGGCTACACGGTGCTCGATGCGGGCCCGATTGCCGTGCGCCTCGCGGGCGCCGGTGCCGATTACCTCTCGCTCTCGGCGGGCGGCAAATTCGAGGACGCGCGGCCCATTCCGGGCGAGCCGCTCTACCCGTACACGGGCTACTCCGGCGATCGGTGCATGCCGGGCAATCAGTACCCGGACGGCGCCAACCTTTACATCGCGGAGGCCGTGCGCGCGGCCGTGCGCTCGGCGGGCTTCTCCACCCCCGTCGTCGCCGTGGGAAAGATCCCGACGCGCGAACTCGCCGAAAAGGTCGTGGCGCACGAAAAGGGCGACCTCGTGGGCATGGCGCGCGCGCTGCTGGCCGATCCGGACCTGCCACGCAAGTGGCGCGAAGGGCGCGAAGATACGGTGGTGCGTTGTGTTTACGGCAACGTCTGCAAGGCGCTGGACGAAAACTTCCGCAAGGTGACGTGCACACTTTGGCCGAAGGCGCTCGGGCGCGCGCCGGAGAGTCATGATGTCATCGCGCCGGTGTGGCCGCAGACGGGACCCGAATTGCGTGCGGAATGCAAAGATGGGCGGGTGCTCCTCCGCTGGAAATCAGCCACGGACAACGAGGCCATCTATGGCTACCAAGTGATGCGCGCGGAGGGTGACGGACTCTTGCTGCACCACGCCAGCGTGCGGGGAAGCTCGACGCGCTACGAAGATGCACGCGTGCTCGGCGGCCAAGTGTACCGTTACGCGATACGTCCGTACGACTTGGCGGGCAATCATGGTCCGATGAGCCCAACCGTGCGGGCGACGCTCTCTTGA
- a CDS encoding benzoate-CoA ligase family protein has translation MNDRPTFPKIFNLADYYLFDRLKEGLGDKVALRFGDRAYTYGRVAERTKQMASALIEADIRRGERVLIVLPDVPPFAWVFFGVLRAGCVVAMANPDSPFEQIAYLIEYTRATAVVTVPQVAEKIRGLTVNEVRRVFVVPDAATGEDPETPLPRAAGPIFVDLAECLDEVRIRADAPVVARDEAAIWLFTSGSTGEPKANMHSHRDFAYNTEVYAKGTVGYRRDDVTVSVSRLYFGYATGTNLMFPFAVGATVGLFSERPTPESLVRAIEMYRPTVVTNVPTMLGKLLEYDNTLRKDGKPGLDLSSIRFSLSAGEALPEALLTRWLERFSSDVYDGIGSAEMFHIYASNRPGDIKPGSLGKVVDGYELRILPEEAEGPGATPCAPGEIGVLWVKGDSVAHGYFLDRDKSFRTFHGHWCRTGDLFRIDEQGYLYFAGRADELLKVSGLWVSPIEVEDCLMHHPAVALAAVIGVEEEGLLKTKAFVIVREGTQPSKALADELQNFAKGRLSKHKYPRLIEFVSDVPKNDRGKVDRKALRALEAAKRAP, from the coding sequence ATGAACGACAGGCCGACGTTTCCGAAGATCTTCAACCTGGCGGACTACTACCTGTTCGATCGGCTGAAGGAGGGCCTGGGCGACAAGGTGGCGCTTCGCTTCGGCGATCGCGCGTACACGTACGGGCGCGTGGCCGAGCGGACGAAGCAGATGGCCTCGGCGCTCATCGAAGCGGACATCCGCCGCGGCGAGCGCGTGCTCATCGTGCTGCCGGACGTGCCGCCCTTCGCATGGGTGTTCTTCGGCGTGCTGCGCGCGGGTTGCGTCGTGGCGATGGCCAACCCGGATTCGCCGTTCGAGCAGATCGCGTACTTGATCGAGTACACGCGCGCGACCGCGGTGGTGACCGTGCCGCAGGTGGCGGAGAAGATTCGCGGGCTCACGGTCAACGAGGTGCGGCGCGTCTTCGTGGTGCCGGATGCGGCGACGGGCGAGGATCCGGAGACGCCCCTGCCGAGGGCCGCCGGGCCTATTTTCGTCGACTTGGCGGAGTGCCTCGACGAGGTGCGCATTCGCGCGGATGCTCCCGTGGTGGCGCGGGACGAGGCGGCGATTTGGCTCTTCACCAGCGGCTCGACGGGGGAGCCCAAGGCGAACATGCACTCGCACCGCGACTTTGCGTACAACACCGAGGTGTACGCCAAAGGGACCGTGGGCTACCGGCGCGACGACGTGACGGTGAGCGTCTCGCGTCTCTACTTCGGATACGCCACCGGTACGAACCTCATGTTCCCCTTTGCCGTTGGGGCCACCGTGGGCCTCTTCAGCGAGCGGCCCACGCCGGAAAGCCTGGTGCGTGCCATCGAGATGTACCGCCCCACCGTCGTCACCAACGTGCCCACCATGCTGGGCAAGCTGCTCGAGTACGACAACACCCTTCGCAAAGACGGCAAGCCCGGCCTCGACTTGAGCAGCATCCGCTTCTCGCTCTCCGCGGGCGAAGCCCTCCCCGAGGCGCTCCTCACGCGCTGGCTCGAGCGATTCTCCAGCGACGTCTACGACGGCATCGGCTCCGCCGAGATGTTCCACATCTACGCATCGAACCGCCCCGGCGACATCAAACCGGGCTCGCTCGGCAAGGTCGTCGACGGCTACGAGCTGCGCATCCTGCCCGAGGAGGCCGAGGGCCCCGGCGCCACGCCATGCGCGCCCGGTGAAATCGGTGTTCTCTGGGTCAAAGGCGACAGCGTCGCCCACGGTTACTTCCTGGACCGCGACAAAAGCTTCCGCACGTTCCACGGCCATTGGTGCCGCACGGGCGATCTCTTTCGCATCGACGAGCAGGGCTACCTGTACTTCGCGGGGCGCGCCGACGAGCTGCTCAAGGTGAGCGGTCTTTGGGTCTCGCCCATCGAGGTGGAAGATTGCCTCATGCACCACCCCGCCGTCGCGTTGGCCGCGGTCATCGGCGTCGAAGAAGAAGGGCTCCTCAAGACGAAGGCCTTCGTCATCGTCCGCGAAGGCACGCAGCCTTCCAAGGCGCTGGCCGACGAGCTTCAGAACTTTGCCAAGGGGCGGCTTTCGAAGCACAAATATCCGCGCCTCATCGAGTTCGTCTCGGACGTCCCCAAGAATGACCGCGGCAAGGTCGATCGCAAAGCGCTGCGCGCACTCGAGGCGGCGAAGCGAGCCCCATGA
- a CDS encoding creatininase family protein, with protein sequence MSVRLADLTTEDVAAITSRPPTCVLVPVGSVEPHGPHLPLATDTVISEEAALRAAEALRREGVATYVAPPVSYGVTDYAHGFAGALSIPAPVLTAYLEAIARAILAEGFSHVCLVNNHLEPAHDAAVRAAIVALPQGRASVACPLTRRWARTLSDEFKRGDCHAGRYETSLVLAADPASVRPAAQALPKVPISLADGIRAGKSSFAEMGIDRAYTGAPQEATAEEGDALYAKLTAMIVAEVQEALAAVPMAGQERLT encoded by the coding sequence ATGAGCGTGCGCCTCGCCGATCTCACGACCGAGGACGTGGCGGCCATCACGTCCCGCCCGCCCACGTGCGTCCTGGTTCCCGTAGGCAGTGTCGAGCCGCATGGTCCGCACCTGCCGTTGGCCACCGACACGGTGATCAGCGAGGAAGCCGCCCTTCGCGCGGCCGAGGCCCTGCGTCGCGAAGGCGTTGCGACGTACGTGGCGCCGCCCGTCTCGTACGGCGTGACCGATTACGCGCACGGCTTCGCAGGGGCCCTCTCCATTCCCGCGCCGGTGCTCACGGCGTACCTCGAGGCCATCGCCCGGGCCATCCTCGCCGAGGGCTTTTCGCACGTCTGCCTCGTGAACAACCATCTCGAGCCCGCGCACGATGCGGCCGTGCGTGCGGCCATCGTTGCGCTGCCGCAAGGTCGCGCGTCGGTGGCGTGTCCGCTGACCCGTCGCTGGGCCCGCACCCTCTCGGACGAGTTCAAGCGCGGCGATTGCCACGCGGGGCGTTACGAGACGTCGCTGGTCCTGGCCGCGGACCCCGCGTCCGTTCGACCCGCGGCCCAGGCCCTGCCGAAGGTTCCGATTAGCTTGGCCGACGGCATTCGCGCGGGAAAATCGTCCTTTGCCGAAATGGGCATCGACCGCGCGTACACCGGGGCGCCTCAGGAGGCCACCGCCGAAGAAGGCGATGCGCTGTACGCGAAACTCACCGCCATGATTGTAGCCGAGGTGCAAGAAGCCTTGGCCGCTGTCCCGATGGCGGGGCAGGAACGACTCACCTAG
- a CDS encoding 1-acyl-sn-glycerol-3-phosphate acyltransferase codes for MQTPLMGFNAARSTIVDEVVKRVCDSAKDPLFLLNDAAYHEIRRLSVNGGDELVEWRALARSLGRWTQDQQHVRLEELARRYAWDVAGNFDPRVYKVVSRATVPVLGAMLKPRHTLRQLAHIGDMSALDGRILVEGPVAHIRALSSIGTLVYVPTHLSNLDSVVFGFALERSQLPPATYGAGKNLFTNPVLSFFMQNLGAYRVDRRLKHSLYKDVLKTYSCVLLERGYHSLFFPGGTRSRSGGVERKLKLGLAGTGIEAFARSAERGRLQPVFFVPATINYLLTLEAETLIDDFLQEEGKSRYIIDDDESTRFGRIAAFMQKLLKMDASCVIRFSRPMDCFGNTVDELGRSHDARGRVVDAKTYVYDAKDRPVHDVARDAEYTRELGEAICEAYKRDTVVMATHLVAAVAFEKLRSTSGKADIFALLRHSDDVVVPRAEMANDIERLLGEVRKMADRGEIVLAPTVRAAKGEAILAEALRAFSGYHANEVITPRGSDLVLADTRLLFYYQNRLAAHGLAADLIAPPGVRPAEPILGSGTSAETLSGVSAGTNRTIVA; via the coding sequence ATGCAGACGCCGCTGATGGGGTTCAACGCCGCGCGGTCGACCATCGTCGACGAGGTGGTGAAGCGTGTGTGCGATTCCGCGAAAGATCCGCTTTTTCTGCTCAACGACGCGGCTTACCACGAGATCCGTCGCCTGAGCGTCAATGGCGGGGACGAGCTCGTGGAGTGGCGCGCGCTGGCCAGATCGTTGGGGCGTTGGACGCAGGATCAGCAGCACGTGCGGCTCGAGGAGCTCGCGCGGCGCTATGCGTGGGACGTCGCGGGCAATTTCGATCCGCGCGTGTACAAGGTCGTCTCACGCGCGACGGTGCCCGTGCTCGGTGCCATGCTCAAGCCGCGGCACACGCTTCGCCAATTGGCCCACATCGGCGATATGAGCGCGCTGGATGGGCGCATTCTCGTCGAGGGCCCCGTCGCGCACATTCGCGCGCTCTCCTCGATAGGAACCTTGGTCTACGTCCCCACGCACCTGTCGAACCTCGATTCGGTGGTGTTCGGCTTTGCGTTGGAGCGCTCGCAGCTTCCGCCGGCGACCTATGGTGCGGGAAAAAATCTGTTCACCAATCCGGTGCTCAGCTTCTTCATGCAAAATCTCGGTGCTTACCGCGTCGACCGACGGCTAAAGCACTCGCTCTACAAAGACGTGCTCAAGACGTACTCCTGCGTGCTCCTCGAGCGGGGCTACCACAGTCTTTTCTTTCCGGGCGGCACCCGCTCGCGTTCGGGTGGCGTGGAGCGAAAACTAAAGCTCGGCCTCGCCGGAACGGGCATCGAGGCCTTTGCGCGCTCGGCCGAGCGGGGCAGGCTTCAGCCGGTTTTTTTCGTGCCAGCGACCATCAATTACTTGCTTACGCTCGAGGCGGAGACGCTCATCGACGACTTCCTTCAGGAAGAAGGAAAATCGCGCTACATCATCGACGACGACGAATCGACGCGGTTTGGCCGCATTGCGGCGTTCATGCAGAAGCTGCTCAAAATGGATGCGAGCTGCGTCATTCGATTTTCCCGCCCAATGGACTGTTTTGGAAATACCGTGGATGAGCTGGGACGCAGCCACGACGCACGCGGCCGCGTCGTAGACGCGAAAACGTACGTCTACGATGCGAAAGACCGGCCCGTGCACGACGTGGCGCGGGACGCCGAATACACGCGCGAGCTTGGCGAAGCCATTTGCGAGGCCTATAAGCGCGATACGGTCGTGATGGCGACGCATCTGGTCGCCGCCGTAGCATTCGAGAAGCTACGTTCGACTTCCGGCAAGGCGGACATCTTTGCTCTGCTGCGCCATAGCGATGACGTCGTCGTTCCGCGGGCGGAAATGGCGAATGACATCGAACGGCTTCTCGGGGAGGTTCGAAAAATGGCCGATCGCGGCGAAATAGTGTTGGCACCTACGGTGCGCGCGGCCAAAGGTGAGGCTATCCTGGCCGAGGCGCTCCGGGCCTTTTCTGGATACCACGCGAACGAAGTCATCACCCCACGCGGAAGCGATCTCGTCTTGGCGGATACACGTTTGCTCTTTTATTATCAGAATCGGTTGGCGGCCCACGGGCTCGCCGCCGACCTCATCGCGCCGCCCGGCGTAAGGCCTGCGGAGCCGATATTGGGCTCCGGCACGAGCGCCGAAACGCTTTCAGGTGTGAGCGCCGGTACGAATCGCACGATTGTCGCATGA